The following proteins are encoded in a genomic region of Debaryomyces hansenii CBS767 chromosome G complete sequence:
- a CDS encoding DEHA2G09372p (similar to uniprot|Q8MXJ7 Caenorhabditis elegans alh Aldehyde dehydrogenase protein 4), which translates to MAPSSKERKGTGVNVESQQVNGKTKTSGNVKNKLEHEGPVATAAAKGSKGKVEDEGVLQYTPLDEIPVRVARLTESFHKTRKTHSIQYRLNQLRNLYFAVKDNVDPLCDALYKDFYRSASETKNLEITGGLSELLHVMSSLHKWIQPEKVTDLPVSMSATPVYIERVPLGTVLVISPFNYPFLLSLSSIVAALAGGNVVVFKPSESTPHFSKLFCEIVSNALDDDIFYAINGAIPETTKALEQKYDKIMYTGSTMVGTIIAKKAAETLTPVLLELGGKSPCFVLDDVKGKDLPTIARRIVWGRFTNCGQTCVAVDYVLAHASIKDKLVKAMVKVVEEEFYGSLNKDDRNYTHLIHDRAFANLSRVLDDTKGDVVVGGLRDESSRFFSPTIIDNCSWDDSTMKAELFGPLLPILTYTDLSVATAEVVQNHDFPLAQYIFTSGSTSRKNPQVDQILTSIRSGGAVVNDVLMHFSLTNAPIGGVGASGQGAYHGYYSFRAFTHERTTMEQPLFNDFALAARYPPFNDKKDKLIQSSMSRHNGNVWFSRTGDVSYNGPNPLWSFWTGFTGICTLGYNLVNSL; encoded by the coding sequence GTGTGTTGCAATACACACCATTGGATGAGATTCCAGTTCGAGTTGCCCGTTTGACGGAATCATTCCACAAGACTAGGAAGACGCATTCGATTCAGTATAGGTTGAATCAATTGAGAAACCTTTACTTTGCGGTGAAGGATAACGTTGATCCTCTTTGTGATGCTTTGTACAAGGATTTCTATAGACTGGCGTCAGAAACCaagaatttggaaattACGGGGGGACTCAGCGAGTTGTTGCACGTTATGTCGAGCTTGCACAAATGGATCCAACCAGAAAAGGTAACCGATTTGCCAGTTTCGATGCTGGCGACGCCTGTCTACATCGAGAGGGTCCCATTGGGAACGGTGTTGGTTATCTCTCCTTTCAACTACCCATTTTTGCTTTCGCTTTCGTCGATTGTTGCAGCCCTTGCTGGGGGAAATGTGGTTGTGTTCAAGCCTAGTGAACTGACACCTCACTTTTCCAAGCTTTTCTGTGAGATTGTCTCGAATGCattagatgatgatatattCTACGCCATCAACGGTGCTATTCCTGAAACAACAAAGGCTTTGGAACAAAAGTACGACAAGATCATGTATACCGGTAGTACTATGGTCGGGACTATAATCGCTAAGAAGGCAGCTGAGACTTTGACTCCAgtattattggaattagGTGGTAAGTCTCCTTGTTTTGTTTTAGACGATGTCAAAGGCAAAGATCTCCCAACAATTGCCAGAAGAATTGTCTGGGGTAGATTTACCAATTGTGGTCAAACATGTGTCGCAGTTGACTATGTTTTGGCCCATGCTTCAattaaagataaattaGTTAAAGCTATGGTTAAAGTAGTCGAAGAAGAGTTCTACGGTTCTTTGAACAAGGATGACAGGAATTATACTCATTTGATTCACGACAGGGCTTTTGCTAATTTAAGTAGAGTCCTCGATGATACTAAGGGtgatgttgttgttggAGGTTTAAGGGATGAATCATCTAGGTTTTTCTCGCCAACAATTATTGATAACTGTTCATGGGATGATTCTACTATGAAGGCCGAATTATTTGGACCATTGTTACCAATTTTAACTTACACTGATTTATCAGTAGCTACTGCTGAAGTTGTACAAAATCATGATTTTCCTTTGGCTCAGTATATCTTTACTAGTGGCTCTACTTCCAGAAAGAACCCTCAAGTTGATCAAATTTTGACTTCGATTAGATCTGGTGGTGCGGTAGTTAATGATGTCTTGATGCACTTTAGTTTAACCAATGCTCCAATTGGTGGTGTTGGTGCATCTGGCCAAGGTGCTTATCATGGTTATTATTCTTTCCGTGCATTTACTCACGAAAGAACTACCATGGAACAACCTTTATTTAACGATTTTGCTTTGGCTGCAAGATATCCTCCATTCAATGACAAGAAAGATAAGCTTATCCAAAGTTCCATGAGCAGACATAATGGTAATGTTTGGTTCAGTAGAACTGGAGACGTCAGCTATAATGGTCCAAATCCATTATGGTCTTTCTGGACCGGTTTTACAGGTATTTGTACTTTAGGATATAACCTTGTGAATTCgttataa